In a single window of the Streptomyces cinnabarinus genome:
- a CDS encoding metallopeptidase family protein gives MDTPVPPPATGPGPRRRDRHGRGMRGPIAPPQVPLAASRAEAFADLVQDSVERLERRWPQLAEIDFLVLEVPPLNGAGQVWNDEAVPLGGTITAREGRPARVVIYRRPVEIRTKGRDERAALVHEVVVEQVAELLGLTPETVDPRYGED, from the coding sequence ATGGACACGCCTGTACCGCCCCCCGCCACCGGCCCCGGGCCCCGCCGTCGCGATCGCCATGGCCGGGGCATGCGGGGGCCGATCGCGCCGCCGCAGGTGCCGCTCGCGGCCAGCCGTGCCGAGGCGTTCGCGGACCTGGTCCAGGACTCCGTGGAGCGCCTGGAGCGCCGGTGGCCGCAGCTGGCGGAGATCGACTTCCTGGTCCTGGAGGTGCCGCCGCTGAACGGCGCGGGGCAGGTCTGGAACGACGAGGCGGTACCGCTGGGCGGCACGATCACCGCACGCGAGGGCCGTCCCGCGCGGGTGGTCATCTACCGGCGGCCCGTGGAGATCCGCACCAAGGGGCGCGACGAACGGGCCGCGCTGGTGCACGAGGTCGTGGTCGAGCAGGTGGCCGAGCTGCTCGGGCTCACACCGGAGACCGTCGATCCCCGGTACGGCGAGGACTGA
- a CDS encoding DUF5719 family protein produces MNRTTLSLIAGVTALAAVTGYATLSAPEASGKDSAEAAAVLPVERTSLLCPTPSTSDLAETTYTSFTPVTKGTSGDGKAELRAADTQSTQENDKSEDDKAAGEGEKGEKGEKKDGEKPVLEPKEAGKPVTEDASGADAPALVGTAEGKFAPGWTVQQTTEVAAGTGRGLQGVNCTAPDTEFWFPGASTAGDRTDYVHLTNPDDSAAVVDIELYGKDGALETNIPDGITVPPHASEPVLLSTLIDEKQQTNLTVHVSVRSGRVGAAVQALDDKLGGDWLAASTDPTGTLVLPGIPKDATAVRLIAFTPGNSDADLKVQLASPTGLITPAGNETLHVKSRMTSAVDLGDVTRGEAGSVLLTPTDSSVPVVAALRVIRGKGADQETAFIPATREVGTRATSAENTAKGTVLSLTAPTSTAQVKVTASAGTEAGTASTRTYTIKKGTTQAIEVPAPKSLKGSYALTVETVSGGPVYGSRTLTVPQGGIPFFTVQPLPDDRGMVAVPEADQDLSVLQK; encoded by the coding sequence GTGAACCGCACCACCCTCTCCCTGATCGCCGGTGTGACCGCGCTCGCCGCCGTCACCGGGTACGCCACCCTGAGCGCGCCGGAGGCCTCCGGCAAGGACAGCGCCGAGGCGGCCGCCGTGCTGCCCGTGGAGCGCACGAGCCTGCTCTGCCCGACGCCCAGCACCTCCGACCTGGCCGAGACGACCTACACCTCCTTCACCCCCGTCACCAAGGGCACCAGCGGCGACGGCAAGGCCGAACTGCGCGCCGCGGACACCCAGTCGACGCAGGAGAACGACAAGAGCGAGGACGACAAGGCCGCCGGGGAGGGCGAGAAGGGCGAGAAGGGCGAGAAGAAGGACGGGGAGAAGCCCGTCCTGGAGCCCAAGGAGGCGGGCAAGCCCGTCACCGAGGACGCCTCCGGTGCCGACGCGCCCGCGCTCGTCGGCACCGCGGAGGGCAAGTTCGCGCCCGGCTGGACCGTGCAGCAGACCACGGAGGTGGCAGCGGGCACCGGACGCGGTCTCCAGGGCGTCAACTGCACCGCGCCCGACACGGAGTTCTGGTTCCCCGGCGCCAGCACGGCGGGCGACCGCACGGACTATGTGCACCTGACCAACCCGGACGACTCGGCAGCCGTCGTGGACATCGAGCTGTACGGCAAGGACGGCGCCCTGGAGACGAACATCCCGGACGGCATCACGGTACCGCCGCACGCCTCCGAACCGGTCCTGCTGTCCACGCTCATCGACGAGAAGCAGCAGACCAACCTCACGGTGCACGTCAGTGTCCGCAGCGGGCGCGTCGGCGCGGCGGTGCAGGCCCTGGACGACAAGCTCGGCGGCGACTGGCTGGCCGCGTCCACGGATCCCACGGGCACCCTGGTCCTGCCCGGCATCCCCAAGGACGCCACCGCGGTACGCCTGATCGCCTTCACGCCGGGCAACTCCGACGCGGATCTGAAAGTCCAACTCGCCTCGCCGACCGGCCTGATCACCCCGGCCGGCAACGAGACGCTGCACGTGAAGTCCCGGATGACCTCGGCCGTCGACCTGGGCGACGTCACGCGCGGCGAGGCGGGCTCGGTCCTGCTGACCCCCACCGACAGCTCGGTCCCGGTGGTGGCCGCGCTCCGGGTAATCCGCGGCAAGGGCGCCGACCAGGAGACGGCGTTCATCCCGGCCACGCGGGAGGTCGGCACCCGCGCGACGTCGGCGGAGAACACGGCCAAGGGCACGGTCCTCTCCCTGACCGCGCCGACCAGCACCGCACAGGTGAAGGTCACGGCCTCGGCGGGCACCGAGGCGGGAACGGCGTCGACTCGGACGTACACGATCAAGAAGGGGACGACCCAGGCCATCGAGGTCCCGGCCCCGAAGTCCCTCAAGGGCAGCTACGCGCTGACGGTGGAAACGGTCTCCGGCGGCCCGGTCTACGGCTCCCGGACCCTCACCGTGCCCCAGGGAGGCATCCCGTTCTTCACCGTCCAGCCCCTCCCGGACGACCGGGGGATGGTGGCGGTACCGGAGGCTGATCAGGATCTGTCGGTGCTCCAGAAGTAG
- a CDS encoding DUF3499 domain-containing protein, with amino-acid sequence MSPVRRCSRTACGRPAVATLTYVYADSTAVLGPLATYAEPHCYDLCAEHSERLTAPRGWEVVRLLDGSAPARPSGDDLEALANAVREAARPQERAAEAGGGGARTADPREVARRGHLRVLRSPDN; translated from the coding sequence GTGAGCCCTGTACGTCGCTGTTCGCGCACCGCTTGCGGCCGCCCCGCCGTCGCGACGCTGACGTACGTCTACGCCGACTCGACCGCGGTCCTCGGCCCGCTCGCCACCTACGCCGAACCCCACTGCTACGACCTGTGCGCCGAGCACTCCGAGCGCCTCACCGCCCCGCGCGGGTGGGAGGTCGTACGGCTCCTCGACGGCTCCGCTCCGGCCCGCCCGAGCGGCGACGACCTGGAAGCGCTTGCCAACGCCGTGCGCGAGGCGGCCCGCCCGCAGGAACGTGCCGCGGAGGCCGGCGGTGGCGGGGCCCGGACGGCCGACCCGCGCGAGGTCGCGCGCCGCGGTCACCTCAGGGTCCTGCGCTCGCCGGACAACTGA